TTGGAATAAAACCTAAACTTGCGACCAGTGCCGTCATTAAAATAGGTCTTAAACGAATGATGTGCTGAGTTTCCATCATTGTCTTGGCTTGATGCGGATCAGTCTAAAGCATTCTCAGGAATAGAGGAGCTCGTTGCTGATGTTGTCGCTGATATGATTAGCAATAATGAAAAAGTTCCTACACCACTCTCCGGGAAAATATAGTAGGCAGTTTGTTGTCCTTGTTCTCAGTGGTTCAACAAAAACTAGCCCTCGAAGCCGCAGAACGTGGCGTGGACATAAATTGTTTAGTATCAGTAAAAAGAGCGATGTAATTTTAGTACGAGTGAGTGATAGAGCAGGAACCTATGCTTCATATATTCAGTAAATGGTATGTTTTTGAATTAATAGGTATTTTTAAATAAAGCTTTCTTTGATTTAGTGCTTTTTATTTAATAAATTAATTTTAAAAACAACTTAGGCTAATTGATAAACACTATCTGGAAAGATTAAAAGAAAATATTTTTTAATTTCTGCTAATTCATTTAAGGCAGGTTCCCTTTCAAGCAGTTGAAATGTCCAAATAAGTACAGCCTGATGATTATCATAGCAAGTATTTACTCCAAGAAAATTAGCCATTCCATAACTTCTATTGATGTTCATTTCTTTAATTAATTGATTTCCTAAGTCACGAGCTTGCTGGCTGATCAATAACTCATTTGGTAACACGGCGGTCATCTCCACAAAATAATCTAATGCAGGTTCAATCCTTATATTTAAAAAGTTATAATTTAGTTGAAATGGATAAAATATACTTTCTATAAGTTGTAATAACCTGCTGTAGGTTAATTTTAGCAAAGTATTACTCAGTCAACAACTTCAAATAACCCACAGCAAGTTATTTTTTGTAAATTAATTTAAATATGATTACTTGTAAGTTATCTAGCCTCATGGGCGATAGAAAAATTTTAAAATTAAGTGAAGTGGTGCATGCAACAGGTATCAATCGCAACACGCTCACAAGTATGTATTATGACCGTGCTGTACGTATTGAATTACCAGTCGCCGATAAGTTGTGTAAGTACTTTAACTGTACGATGAATGATTTGTTTGAGTTTAAGGAAGAAGTTGAAGAAAAAGATTAACTTAATACTTCGTTTGATAAGTTTTTCGAAGAAAAAGACTAGCCAATACTTAGTTTGATAAGTTTTTCTCTGCAGATCTAATATTGAATTTTATAAAATATCATTACAAACAGAGGTGGTTCCACTTGTTTGAACAACTAAAAGCGTATTTATAAGTGATATTCCGCTCTAGTTAAGCCACCTTGTTTTGTTGGGGTAGCTGATCATAGTAAAACTCATTTGGTGTCATTTTGTCTAGACTCGAATGAGGTCGTTTCAGATTATAAAACTCAAAATATGCACTCAATTGCTTTTTCGCATCTGTGACACTGCTATAAGCTTTGAGATACACCTCTTCATATTTAACGCTCCGCCATAATCGTTCAACCATCACATTATCTACCCATCGACCTTTACCATCCATACTGATTTGAATGCCATTTGATTTCAATACATCAATAAATGCATCACTGGTGAACTGACTGCCTTGGTCTGTATTCAATATTTCAGGTGATCCATATTTTTCAATCGCTTCATTTAAAGCCGAAATACAAAAATCCACCTCCATACTAATCGATACCCTATGCGCAAGTACCTTGCGGCTATGCCAATCAATCACAGCACATAAATAAACAAAGCCTTTTGCCATAGGGATATACGTTATATCAGTAGACCACA
The Acinetobacter piscicola genome window above contains:
- a CDS encoding helix-turn-helix domain-containing protein, with amino-acid sequence MITCKLSSLMGDRKILKLSEVVHATGINRNTLTSMYYDRAVRIELPVADKLCKYFNCTMNDLFEFKEEVEEKD